A single genomic interval of Methanomassiliicoccus sp. harbors:
- a CDS encoding nascent polypeptide-associated complex protein: MPGMRGVNPRQMKQAMKRMGITTEDINGVEEVIIRTKDKEYVIKDAAVTVMEVQGQKTFQVIGEASVSPRSAAPAAKSGEVQLPEEDIELVMAQTGAGREQAVKALKESGGQPAEAILKIMSA, translated from the coding sequence ATGCCAGGTATGAGGGGTGTGAACCCTCGGCAGATGAAGCAGGCCATGAAGCGCATGGGTATCACCACCGAGGATATCAACGGCGTGGAAGAGGTCATCATCCGGACCAAGGACAAAGAATATGTCATCAAGGACGCCGCTGTGACCGTCATGGAGGTTCAGGGCCAGAAGACGTTCCAGGTCATCGGAGAGGCTTCCGTTTCGCCCAGGTCGGCCGCTCCCGCGGCGAAGAGCGGGGAGGTCCAGCTGCCCGAGGAGGATATCGAGCTGGTGATGGCGCAGACCGGAGCCGGGCGGGAGCAGGCGGTCAAGGCCCTCAAGGAGAGCGGCGGACAGCCAGCCGAGGCCATCTTGAAGATCATGTCAGCGTGA
- a CDS encoding substrate-binding domain-containing protein, with translation MFAWKRSAIALVTTGAILLMFTTAASAISGGPMAVSGHEEDGKVVLSWLPPETSPATINQTGCDSMNMSMSYIYSNFTALYPNITVMLRGGGNDLGFARWIAGESDIDQASRAISVSETEMAMAEGMNVTDTKVAVESVAVIADPSSGVTELSFDQLRGLFNGSIANWKDVGGADLAVKVLVPPATGSPNLFFNKSVMGASTFASSAIAIDDGKELASAVANTTGAVGFVRAGFADQTEARCLAIKSTADGKAVLGNDTAAAYNGTYALSRYYRLYTNGTIQGAQAVWAAFILDPGYGQRVLADNGFLPLQDGDRENSTRNVDLTSTEVGYRIVRQSSDGSSVTIDVNSTMYVDSNVTAGSTYTYAVSAINDAGQESSASPISVTVNQTGGSQGTPLAASISSLGVLMLTVTAVVAVMVAVVLVRLRRE, from the coding sequence ATGTTCGCCTGGAAAAGATCGGCGATCGCCCTGGTGACGACGGGCGCCATCCTTCTGATGTTCACGACCGCGGCATCCGCTATTTCTGGAGGCCCGATGGCCGTCAGCGGGCATGAGGAGGACGGAAAGGTGGTCCTGAGCTGGCTTCCTCCCGAGACCTCGCCTGCCACCATCAATCAGACCGGTTGTGACTCCATGAACATGTCCATGAGCTACATCTACTCCAACTTTACTGCCCTCTACCCCAACATCACGGTGATGCTCCGCGGTGGTGGGAACGACCTGGGCTTCGCGCGATGGATCGCCGGAGAGTCTGATATCGACCAGGCGTCCAGGGCCATAAGCGTTTCGGAGACGGAGATGGCCATGGCCGAGGGCATGAACGTGACGGATACCAAGGTCGCTGTGGAAAGCGTGGCGGTCATCGCTGACCCCAGCTCCGGGGTCACCGAGCTATCCTTCGACCAGCTCAGGGGGCTGTTCAACGGATCGATCGCCAACTGGAAGGACGTGGGTGGGGCAGACCTGGCGGTAAAGGTGTTAGTGCCGCCGGCCACCGGCAGCCCCAACCTATTTTTCAACAAGTCAGTCATGGGCGCCTCAACGTTCGCATCCTCTGCGATCGCCATCGATGATGGTAAGGAGCTGGCCAGCGCAGTGGCCAACACCACTGGGGCGGTAGGCTTCGTCCGAGCTGGTTTCGCCGATCAGACCGAAGCTCGGTGCCTTGCGATCAAGAGCACGGCGGACGGGAAAGCCGTCCTAGGGAACGATACCGCCGCTGCGTACAATGGTACCTATGCCCTGTCCCGGTACTACCGCCTGTACACGAACGGCACCATCCAGGGCGCGCAGGCAGTATGGGCGGCATTCATCCTTGACCCCGGATACGGGCAGAGGGTCCTGGCCGACAATGGTTTCCTCCCCCTCCAGGATGGGGACAGGGAGAACAGCACTAGGAACGTCGACCTGACCTCCACCGAGGTCGGGTACCGCATCGTTCGGCAGTCGTCCGACGGATCGTCAGTGACCATCGATGTTAACAGCACCATGTACGTCGATTCCAACGTCACCGCGGGGAGCACCTATACCTACGCCGTGAGCGCGATCAACGATGCGGGGCAGGAATCCAGTGCCTCACCCATTTCTGTGACCGTGAACCAAACGGGAGGCTCGCAGGGAACGCCCCTAGCTGCTTCCATCTCCAGTCTGGGTGTCCTCATGTTGACGGTGACGGCGGTCGTGGCGGTCATGGTGGCGGTAGTGCTGGTCCGCCTGAGGCGCGAGTGA
- a CDS encoding glutamine synthetase family protein, producing the protein MPAANGFSREDIIKTVKEQHVKFIEMQFSDILGAVKTVALPTSNIEKALDEGVYIDGSSILGYATIEESDMRAQPILSSFQVYPWTANGSIKTARLFCQIFDHSGNRFKGDPRWVLEKMVAKAKEKGWTVNLGPEFEFFLFNLDACGNPVAAPSDSAGYFDLMALDKGEEVRKSIMLNLDEMGFDCEASHHEVAPGQHEVDMRYNDALTVADRIMTFKLAVKTIALQHGLWASFMPKPMYRMSGSGMHVHQSLAGSKGNAFDDPSGKFGLSENAMKYLGGLLAHSKETCAILNSHVNSFKRLVPGYEAPCYISWANMNRSALIRVPAGRGVKTRIELRNPDPAGNPYLQFAMMIASGLDGIEKGLYPPEPVEKDIFHMNKEERHRNKIDSLPENLGQALDVMAESELVRKTLGDHVFNHYLKIKGDEWDEYRTFVTDWEVQRYLKFL; encoded by the coding sequence ATGCCAGCCGCTAATGGGTTCTCGAGAGAGGACATCATAAAGACAGTCAAGGAACAACACGTCAAGTTCATCGAGATGCAGTTCTCGGACATCTTGGGCGCGGTAAAGACCGTCGCCCTTCCCACGTCCAACATCGAGAAGGCGCTGGATGAGGGCGTGTACATCGATGGGTCGTCGATCCTGGGCTATGCGACCATCGAGGAGTCGGATATGAGGGCCCAACCCATCCTTTCATCGTTCCAGGTATATCCTTGGACCGCCAATGGGAGCATCAAGACCGCCCGGCTCTTCTGCCAGATCTTCGACCACTCCGGCAACCGGTTCAAGGGAGATCCGAGGTGGGTGCTGGAAAAGATGGTGGCCAAGGCCAAGGAGAAGGGCTGGACCGTAAACCTGGGCCCGGAGTTTGAGTTCTTCCTCTTCAACCTGGATGCCTGCGGCAACCCGGTGGCCGCGCCCTCCGATTCGGCCGGCTACTTCGACCTCATGGCCCTGGACAAGGGGGAGGAGGTCCGCAAGAGCATCATGCTCAACCTCGATGAAATGGGGTTCGACTGCGAAGCCTCTCATCACGAGGTCGCCCCTGGCCAGCATGAAGTGGATATGCGCTACAATGATGCCCTGACCGTTGCCGACCGCATCATGACCTTCAAACTGGCGGTGAAGACCATCGCCCTGCAGCATGGACTGTGGGCCAGCTTCATGCCCAAGCCCATGTACAGAATGTCAGGGTCGGGGATGCACGTCCATCAGAGCCTAGCGGGATCCAAGGGGAACGCTTTTGACGACCCGTCCGGCAAGTTCGGGCTGAGCGAGAACGCCATGAAGTACCTCGGGGGGCTCCTCGCCCACTCCAAGGAGACCTGCGCCATCCTCAACTCCCATGTGAACTCCTTCAAGCGCCTGGTGCCTGGCTACGAGGCGCCATGCTATATTTCGTGGGCCAACATGAACCGCTCCGCGCTGATCCGTGTGCCCGCCGGAAGGGGCGTAAAGACGAGGATCGAACTGCGTAATCCCGATCCCGCAGGGAACCCCTACCTGCAGTTCGCAATGATGATCGCCTCTGGCCTCGACGGAATCGAGAAGGGCCTGTATCCGCCCGAGCCAGTGGAGAAGGACATCTTCCACATGAACAAGGAGGAACGCCACCGGAACAAGATCGACTCCTTACCCGAGAACCTCGGCCAGGCGCTGGACGTGATGGCGGAGAGCGAACTGGTGCGGAAGACCCTGGGCGATCACGTGTTCAACCACTACCTCAAGATCAAGGGGGACGAGTGGGACGAGTACCGCACCTTCGTGACCGATTGGGAGGTCCAAAGGTACCTGAAGTTCCTTTAA